From Candoia aspera isolate rCanAsp1 chromosome 4, rCanAsp1.hap2, whole genome shotgun sequence, a single genomic window includes:
- the CCR10 gene encoding C-C chemokine receptor type 10, with amino-acid sequence MMSNDFMMNEESNPHLQEQAAWTNEPPVSTEWYQWDFEMFPSNLPELCEKKAIRMVARIYLPVMVVLFCVLGFLGNGILLLVRARYHRVHFLGDILLLHLAISDLLLLLTLPVGVAGMMGTWYLGMTACQALQGFHALTFYSGFLFLMGLTLDRYIAIVWVPLARRLRPTASFWGRLSSGLMWLFSAALAVPNVMYAHVEDYKGFQLCRVTVVRSTVCLVQVGFGFLLPFTIMVICYAAITRTVRSSPYAQSHKALWLILALVLLFLVLQLPYALLNLLDAADLIGQQASSCTVSLQRDLALLITSGLVFARCCLNPVLHTFLGVRFRKDLQRLSREFGCLGHWACYNNRPRSGSRHTSFTTHLEGLSGAP; translated from the exons ATGATGAGCAACGATTTCATGATGAATGAGGAG TCCAATCCTCATTTGCAGGAACAGGCTGCTTGGACCAATGAGCCTCCAGTCAGCACAGAGTGGTATCAATGGGACTTTGAGATGTTCCCATCAAACCTGCCAGAGTTATGTGAAAAGAAGGCTATCCGCATGGTGGCACGTATCTATCTTCCAGTCATGGTTGTCCTGTTCTGTGTTCTGGGCTTCCTTGGCAATGGGATTTTGCTGCTGGTTCGTGCCCGTTACCATCGAGTCCATTTCCTTGGCGACATCCTCCTCTTACACCTGGCTATCTCGGACTTGCTGCTGCTCTTGACTCTACCAGTGGGTGTGGCTGGTATGATGGGAACCTGGTACTTGGGCATGACTGCATGCCAGGCCCTTCAAGGCTTTCATGCCCTGACCTTTTACAGCGGCTTTCTTTTCCTCATGGGTCTCACCCTAGACCGCTACATAGCCATAGTGTGGGTACCCCTTGCCCGCCGCCTGCGCCCCACTGCCAGTTTCTGGGGCAGGCTGAGCTCAGGGCTGATGTGGCTATTCTCAGCTGCTCTAGCAGTGCCCAATGTCATGTATGCCCATGTGGAGGACTACAAAGGCTTTCAGCTCTGCAGGGTGACTGTTGTCAGATCTACTGTTTGCTTAGTGCAGGTGGGCTTTGGCTTTCTGCTACCGTTCACCATCATGGTAATCTGCTATGCAGCCATCACACGCACTGTTCGGTCCTCTCCTTATGCCCAGTCACACAAGGCCTTGTGGCTCATTTTGGCCCTGGTTCTGCTGTTTTTGGTTTTGCAGCTCCCCTACGCATTACTCAACTTATTAGATGCAGCAGATTTGATAGGCCAGCAGGCATCAAGCTGTACAGTAAGCCTTCAGCGCGATCTTGCCCTCCTCATTACCAGTGGCTTGGTCTTTGCTCGCTGCTGCCTAAATCCTGTGCTTCATACTTTCCTGGGTGTGCGGTTCCGTAAGGACCTGCAAAGGTTGAGCAGAGAGTTTGGCTGCCTAGGGCACTGGGCGTGCTATAACAATAGACCCAGGAGTGGCAGCCGTCATACTTCATTTACTACCCATCTGGAAGGACTATCCGGAGCGCCATGA